The following proteins are encoded in a genomic region of Coffea eugenioides isolate CCC68of chromosome 6, Ceug_1.0, whole genome shotgun sequence:
- the LOC113773270 gene encoding probable sugar phosphate/phosphate translocator At3g11320, with protein sequence MKGSSQSQSQKRWFTIGLVSAWYASNIGVLLLNKYLLSNYGFKYPVFLTMCHMIACSLFSYIAVVWFKMVPLQTIRSRLQFLKISALGLIFCGSVVSGNVSLRYLPVSFTQAVGATTPFFTAFFAYLMTWKREAWVTYATLVPVVAGVVIASGSEPSFHLFGFVMCVGATAARALKSVLQGILLSSEGEKLNSMNLLLYMAPIAVFILLPATILMEQNVVSITVALARSDIKIIWYLLLNSALAYFVNLTNFLVTKHTSALTLQVLGNAKGAVAVVISIMIFRNPVSVIGMLGYVLTVTGVVLYSEAKKRSR encoded by the exons ATGAAGGGCTCGAGCCAGAGCCAGAGCCAGAAGCGGTGGTTCACAATTGGGCTCGTGTCGGCGTGGTACGCCTCCAATATTGGAGTCTTGCTCCTCAACAAGTACTTGCTAAGCAACTACGGCTTCAAGTACCCGGTCTTTCTCACCATGTGCCACATGATAGCCTGCTCTCTCTTCAGTTACATAGCCGTCGTCTGGTTCAAAATGGTGCCTTTGCAGACCATACGCTCCCGCCTTCAGTTCTTGAAGATTTCGGCACTGGGTCTAATTTTTTGTGGGTCGGTGGTCAGTGGGAACGTTTCCTTGCGCTACCTTCCGGTGTCTTTCACGCAGGCAGTTGGGGCTACCACGCCCTTTTTCACGGCCTtctttgcatatttgatgacttGGAAAAGGGAGGCTTGGGTTACTTACGCCACTCTTGTTCCTGTTGTTGCCGGAGTAGTCATTGCTAGTGGG AGTGAACCAAGCTTCCATCTCTTTGGATTCGTAATGTGTGTTGGTGCTACGGCTGCAAGAGCATTAAAATCAGTTCTTCAAGGGATTTTGTTGTCATCAGAGGG AGAAAAGCTGAACTCCATGAACCTTCTGCTCTATATGGCTCCAATAGCTGTTTTCATCCTACTCCCTGCGACAATCCTGATGGAGCAAAATGTAGTTTCAATCACAGTAGCTCTCGCGAGAAGTGACATCAAAATCATCTGGTATTTGCTTCTGAATTCAGCCCTTGCATACTTTGTCAACTTGACCAATTTCTTGGTTACCAAGCATACCAGTGCACTGACTCTCCAG GTCTTGGGAAATGCAAAAGGGGCTGTTGCAGTGGTTATCTCAATTATGATATTCAGAAATCCTGTGTCGGTTATTGGTATGTTGGGGTATGTACTCACTGTCACTGGAGTGGTTCTGTACAGTGAAGCGAAGAAGAGGAGCAGATGA